Proteins encoded in a region of the Saccharothrix ecbatanensis genome:
- a CDS encoding ABC transporter ATP-binding protein, translating to MPELLEVVDLVKHFPVTRGVAFRRTVGHVRAVDGVSFTLGAGETLGVVGESGCGKSTLAQVLMRLEPPTSGSAHFEGEPMFSLRGGALRRWRREMQIVLQDPYTSLNPRMTVGDIVGEPFEIHPEVAPKSSRAGRVRELLDVVGLNPEHLNRYPHQFSGGQRQRIGIARALALKPKVIVCDEPVSALDVSIQAQVMNLLAELQGEFGLSYVFIAHDLSVVRHLSDRVAVMYLGKIVEIGTEEQIYRHPTHPYTQALLSAVPVADPTLRGRRDVIRLTGDVPSPVDPPSGCRFRTRCWKAQDVCATEEPALVERVGGHPSACHFAEERSVVP from the coding sequence GTGCCTGAACTGCTCGAAGTGGTGGACCTGGTGAAGCACTTCCCGGTGACGCGGGGGGTGGCGTTCCGGCGGACGGTCGGGCACGTGCGGGCGGTGGACGGCGTGTCGTTCACGTTGGGCGCGGGGGAGACGCTGGGCGTGGTCGGCGAGTCGGGGTGCGGCAAGTCGACCCTGGCCCAGGTCCTGATGCGGCTGGAACCGCCCACGTCCGGGTCGGCGCACTTCGAGGGCGAGCCGATGTTCTCGCTCCGGGGCGGCGCGCTGCGTCGGTGGCGGCGCGAGATGCAGATCGTGTTGCAGGACCCGTACACCTCCCTGAACCCGCGGATGACCGTGGGCGACATCGTGGGCGAGCCGTTCGAGATCCACCCGGAGGTCGCCCCCAAGTCGTCCCGGGCCGGGCGGGTGCGGGAACTGCTGGACGTCGTGGGCCTGAACCCCGAACACCTCAACCGGTACCCGCACCAGTTCTCGGGCGGGCAGCGGCAGCGGATCGGGATCGCGCGGGCGTTGGCGTTGAAGCCGAAGGTGATCGTGTGCGACGAGCCGGTGTCGGCGCTGGACGTGTCGATCCAGGCCCAGGTGATGAACCTGCTCGCGGAGCTCCAGGGCGAGTTCGGGCTGTCGTACGTGTTCATCGCGCACGACCTGTCGGTGGTGCGGCACCTGTCGGACCGGGTGGCGGTGATGTACCTGGGGAAGATCGTGGAGATCGGCACCGAGGAGCAGATCTACCGGCATCCCACGCACCCGTACACGCAGGCGCTGCTGTCGGCGGTGCCGGTGGCCGACCCCACGCTGCGGGGCAGGCGTGACGTGATCCGGCTGACCGGCGACGTGCCGTCCCCGGTGGACCCGCCCTCCGGCTGCCGCTTCCGCACGCGGTGCTGGAAGGCGCAGGACGTGTGCGCGACCGAGGAACCGGCGTTGGTGGAACGCGTCGGCGGGCACCCGAGCGCCTGCCACTTCGCGGAGGAACGCTCGGTCGTGCCCTGA